The Vitis vinifera cultivar Pinot Noir 40024 chromosome 16, ASM3070453v1 DNA segment GTTTGTTATCAGCAAGCAAACTAACAGTCGAGATCATAAAGACATCACTCATCATAAAGCCTAAGATTAACCCAACCTCAAACTGGCTCTAACATTGAACATACCTACTTGGACTCAAGTGCAAACCTAGAACATTACATGGCCAGGAAATTTCACCTAGGTACAGTAGTTTTTGCAGATCAGAATTTCCCAATTCATCATCTTATCCCATCAGTTTGTCCACGCCATTTAAGAGATGCAGCAGTAGGGAATTGCGTGCATGAAGCCAAAGCATTTAGTAATGCAGTTACCATAAATTCATCTATCTCATCGGCTGGTCCATGCTTTCAACAGACGAGAGAAGATCTAAGTGATGATGCAGTGGGGAGATGTGTGCATGATGCCCAACGAATCACTGATTCAGTTACCACTAAATCAAGCTGATCAAATTCACCAAGGCCAATTGTTCTGTTCCTCTTGTGAATGCCCGACATCCTATACCCAGATGTTCCTCCAGTCCTCTTCACTTCAGCTGTCTTGTAATGAATGTCTTTTGCTTCATGCCCAAGGCAAACAGAAGAATCTGACAACATAAACAGCCTTCCTAAGCTTGCCTCTGAATAATCAGGCAGAAATATGgtttaattaaagtttttacGATCAAGACAGAAAGTTGGCAAAATTAAGGAAACTGAAATACCTTTCTGAATTGCATTTACAGTGGATATGTTGGCTGAAAGATCCAATGTATAACTCTCTTGCACGGTGATGGGGCAAGGGCTGAAGAATGCGAAGCTTGGCATTGAGGGAACAGGAGATGAGAATTCCAAGGTGTTGGGCTCATCAGTGCTGCCAAAAGAAAACCCACCAGATGCAAAGCAAGGTGTTGATGGTTCCAACCCAAAGGAAGTAAAGGATGATCTGCATGTGAATTGAGGTGACTGGGCATCACAAATAACACGTGGTCCAGTGCCAAAGCTGATGTCCTGATTCCTAGTCATAAAAGTAGAGAAAGAGCTTCCGCCTTCACCCAAGTGTTCATAACTTTGGTTTTCATGTTCACGTGGTTCCTCAGAAGATTGTGCATGGTCCCTAATCCATGAGTGATCTACAAAAGGAGAGAATCAAAAGCAAGTATGAGGTAGACGGATAGGGGTTACTCAAAACAGTGGTGAACAGGAAAATctgattttaagaaatttaaaattaaactaggtCAAATTACAAGAAATTTTAGGTTAAATAACTTAATTCTGGGGCATACCAACACTAATTAACTGCAAAAATGACTTGCCTCAATTCATACAGAACATAGATTATTGCAGTAAACACATGATCCCATGCAACATTATGAAGACTAACCAGGGCTGCTCACTGTTGTTCTTAAAACAGCAAAGAAATTGTAAAGGATTAACATGATCAAAATTATTACAATGCAAACAACAGTTTTAAATAGGATTATCACCCTGTTAAGACAAATTCCCAGGCCTTCTCTTGATTTGACAACTCAGCCACTTCATGAATTGTGAACCTCTTCTAGTATTTCTGTTTGGTTTTGTACTTTGTGCATCTATGTAGATGGCTTTGCACCCATCCTTTGATGCTTATAGTATGTACAAAAGTAATTAAAACTTTGTAAACCTTTTCATCAGATTGCTCTCATTCCCAATATGCCCCACCAGTATCCAAGATAGGACATCTGAACGGTTATAGAAACTACAAAAAATATTACTGTAAATAGTGGCATCCAACCTACCTagtgtctatcaaaaaaaaaaaaaaaacctacctAGAACCTCCTGAGCTGTGAGCCTTTGAGAAGGATCCCTACAGAGCATTCCCCTAATTAATTCCTCAGCAGAACCAGATAGCTGGTCCCAAGGATCAGATGGAAACCGTAGATCAGCTGCCCTAACAGCATCAAATATCCTTGACTTAGTCTTTCCCCAAAATGGCGGCATCCCACTAAGAAGAATATAGAGAATAACTCCGGCGCTCCATACATCGGCAGCCTGGTTATAACCCCCTGCCAGTACCTCAGGAGCTATGTAAAATGGACTCCCAACAGTCCCATACAAACTCTGCCCTGTATCAACAAAACCCGAATGCTTAAAACATTTCAGAATTCAAACTTCAGATAAGATGGTAATAAAAAtcagaaggaaaagaaatgcaTGTCTTTACCAGGCTTGATGTAGGTTGCAAGACCAAAATCAGCCAATTTAATTGGTGAGGATGATGCTTTTGTGGCCAAGAGGATGTTCTCAGGCTTCAGATCTCTATGAACAATACCTTTGTCATGGCAATACATCACCACTTCCATCAGATGCCTAAAGAGAACCCTAGCCTCGGCTTCAGAGAACCTTCCATGCTTCTCTAACTGGTGAAAGAGTTCTCCACCAGCACAAAGCTCCATCACCAAATGAACATAATCTTCCTCCTCATAAACTGCTTTGAGATCCACAACATTTGGGTGCCCCGATAACTTGGTCATTATTTCAATCTCAAGTTTCACACTCCGCACATCATCCTGAGTGACCAACCTGTCTTTGGCAATTGACTTGCATGCCAACACCTCTCCAGCTAACTTATCAGAGCAAGCCCTAATAACACCAAACTGTCCCCAACCCAACTGCTCCCCAAGAACAAATCGGTCTTTCAAATTTGAGGTCTGGTCTGTGTCCAATATGGTTTCCTTCAAGCTTTCAACTTTGTAACAATGAGGGGCTTTGGTCGATGATTCACTGCTGCTGTTGCTCTTGGCAACAGCCATACCAAATTTCCAGCACCTGATTGATCCAGAAGTAATAATCGAGATCCCAGATTATGATTCTTGCAATATAACACAGCTTTTTTTGAGACAGTCTTCCAATAAATGGGAATACTAAATTTGTTGGTCAAAATTTTGATCTTTTCTTAGACACCCACATTTTCCAAAACCACACTTGGGTCAAATTACAGAAATAAGTTTCCCGTAGTTAGTAGTTGAAGCTTGACAAGGATGCTTACCACGTAACCAACAGCCTATGGCGTATATGGacagatatttaaaaaataaaacccaatataagaaaaattcaaacccTGAACCCCAAATTTCTTTGATCTCAGCTGAATCACCAGGATCTGAAACACAATTAAATTCACCAAATTCAGAACTATATTTAAATAGCAAACACTAAACCTACTTCAAcattaatcaaataattaatataaaaaaaaaaacaaatttgagcAAATTCTCTGACAgatcatatattttattaaaataattatttgaactAAACAAGCTTCAATTCAAGCTCACAACAGAATtcaaatttaatacaaaaaaaaagcaaaaaaaaaaaacaaaaaaggcatCAACTCATTGGGGAAGATCCACCAGACAACTCTAATCACAAACCCTAatcataaaaccaaaaataaaaaataaaaaaggcatgCTAAGCCCAGATCACCTCAAAACAAGAAAGCCATTCACGACCAATAACAAAATTAGCATAAACCTATTAGAACTCAGTTCAAAAAACGACAACCCAGATCCGAACTTCTTacaaaatcaaaggaaaaaaatgcaaacaagTAAAGTAAAACTGACGTAGTATACACAACCAACAAGACGACTGATAAAAGCCATTAAAATTCAGCTCAGAAAAAGACAACTCAGATCCAAACTTCACACGAAAACAAACAAGAAAACAGCACAACATCCAAAACCCACATTTCCGAAAACAAACACAGAAAAAAAGAGTagtgaaagaaagagaaaaacctTGAGAGACAGAGAGAGCGACACAGAAGAGAAgaattagaaaaagaagaagacgaCGAAGAATGAGAAGTCCGTTGGAGGAGTAGCCCAAGCCCTCCAACCAAAGGGCCTCTCTGTGGGGCTCTCCTGGTCTCTCCCCACTCTgttcccccctctctctctctctcttaccaAAACAGAAACAAAAGATATACGCTTATGCtgtttttctgttttgtttCGAAAGCTCCTTCGGACATGAAAACATACTCTAATTTagttcaatttaattttggCCCCTTTGGTTCTTAGGATAACTGTGTACTCGCTCGTGTATACAAAAAGCCGCGTACTCTCGCTCCTTTGAATTGAATTGCAGGTGGGTGCCTCCTTTGTATATTCCTCTCTAGAAGAGTATCACTTAAGCAAGCTTTTAAACTTGATAGTAgcttaatataaattttaaaaaataaataaaaaatataaaaaatatataataattaagaaaaatattttttttaattaaaaatatgtttattttctaGTCTTGTTGGAGTCAATATGACCTTATAATTTATACCAAGTCGAGGCCATAGTAAAACTTGATTACATGACCCATGACCCTCAAAATTGGctcaataataatttattagaaGCCGGGTTTGGTCCCTTGGAGGTCTTAAACCCATAATTATGGTGAGCCTTTGCTTTCCTTTTAACTTAATAGCCAACAATTATTATGACCCTATGCTCTTTATTTAACATCCAAGGATTAAAATCAAACGTCAAGCAACCATGATGTGAAAATTAGTGGAGAAAGATTATTCGGTGATCACTCAGTGATTTTCGCAGAAAGAAAAACATTAGTCTGAAAAGTCAACGATCTTTTAGATCGAACTGCTCCTAATATGTCACGTCAATCTATCGATGAAAAAATCGCTAGCCTCTCCCAATGTTTCTACCTCCTATCCAACGATAGGAGATTATTCCTAATGATTAGAAATGTTTTCTGATGAGAGTATTTCATTGGACAATGatcaaatttaaatttggatGCAACATAGCTATTTGGCCTTTAAACGATTCTTTTTGTTCAAACTTAGCTTATAAATACCTCATTTACGTTTTATTTTACTTAGAGGGTGTTTGGTACATGGGAATAGGGAtctattttttatgaatgaaaatgaatttagtgatttatttctaatatttagaGGAACCTAGAAATTCAAAtcggaatgattatttgtttctatTTAATGTTTAGTAGTAAtataaatgagaatgaaaaataaataaattaacaacaATATTCTTACACACagtttaaaataactttttttttattttcatttaaaataagtaaattttgagagtttttttattactaaataataagactaaaaaaatagtttttattatggGATGAAGAGACATCACAGTTTGATGAATGAAATCcaatagtaaaataataattttaaactattttatatttttttataagatgaaTAAATCAAAATACCACCTACTTACGATAAATTAAAATCCTACTTATAAGTGGGATTTGATTTCTactagaataattttttattttattcggactttcataaaatttattcaaatatgGGAATTAGGACAGAAATGAATGAAATCAAAATACCACATacttaatgataaattaaaatcccacttataagtgggatttgatttctaccaaaataattttttattttatttgaactttcataaaatttatccaaatataagaaTTAGGGCGGGAATGAATGAAATATTTATTCTCACTTCTCATTCTcacgtaccaaacacccccttaaaGTTTGTTGGTGTCATAATTTTCAAAGTTGCGGTAATGGTACAAATTCACTACAAATGGAATATCAAAAATTACTTAAGGCATATTAGCAAATTATCATtgtagttcaattttaatattaattcaactttaataatagttttatatttaatttagtttaaatttatgGTTTATGCTTTATCATTACTCTTacaattaaaattgtatatatatagttcaaaatttaaattttatttaattttactttgttAGAAATAATTATGTAATCAACTATTTCaattgaaatattaatttaacatttaatttggttgaatataattttgtacaatttttcattttcaaatgtatatataaatcattacttcaaatatttaatttagtttaaattatttatttgaagGTAATTGTTTAATTAGttgaaatcaaatttcaattttatatctaatttaatttagttatatATGTCATTTGTACTTACATTGgtgcaatttatttattttaacttttgaggtatttgtttaatttctttgatttaaaaattaaaattttattttatttaattacatATAGTCTGTCATTTATACAAACAAATTtatgatttctttattttagtgTACGTGTTCAATTAGTCTAATTTAAAGGTCACATCAAGTTGGTCTCCATATGGACTATATCAAATTGCTCCTTACTTGGACTCAGTATTGCAAACTCATTAAAGGTCACATATATactaataaaatatttggaaaattttgaatctagACACGCCATTTCACTTCTTCaacaaatcctaaaaatatttacttatttacccTTGGTTTCAAATTACCATgcaggttttctttcttttttttgttttttttttcttgctcaTAACTTTCCCTTGCTTAAACTTCCCAAAGACAACATTCTTATATTTCAAGATATATACCTAAACATTTCTAGATTCTTATATTTCAAGATATATACCTAAACATTtctagagtaatcatcaataatggtcaatatatattttccacAACCATGTGATACGATCTAAAAAAGGGTCTCAAAGTTGTGATGAATGTATCTAAATTACCTTTAATCTTGtcaataattgtattgaatttaCCCTCCATTGTTTCCAAATACATAATACCCACAAAAATCAAGTTCTCCTTTCGTCCCCTAGGCAAATCTTGTTTATTCAAGATTGTAAACCCACTCTCACTTGTATGCCCAAAGTGCATATCACATAATCTCGTAGTTTTTGAAATTGATTCTAAGGTTGAAACTACAATTATACCTATAATCGTGCTTCTCTGCaatatataaaaaccattaattttctttccttttatcaCAACAAAAGCACTCTTTAAATTTCTCATAGCTTTACTTCATGTTTTATATGTGCTTTCATTGGAATCAAGTGTCCCTAAAGAAGAAATCAGATTTTTCTTTAACTCTAGAACATGTCTTACATCAATTAATGTTCTTATAATGTCAACATGCATCTTAATTCAAATTGTATCTATCCTAACAACCTTATAGGATATATTTTGTTCTTATGAGAACCTTCCCACCATGTATAAGTTGGTAGATACTAACCCCAATCAAGAGACATGATAGAAACATCCTGAATCTATGATCCACTCATCATCAAGTTACTAATTGTAACTGAAAAGACATTTGTAGTATCTGAATTTTTTTCTACAATTGTTGTATCAACATAATTAAaagttttctctttttatttacttttatggTATGGACAATTTTTCATATGATGCATTTCTTTGTTACAATTGAAACACTTATTATTTCTCTTAAACTTTGATTTAAATTTGGATAAATATTTTCtgtcattatttttctttcttaatctcCCTCTAGCCATCAAAGTTGCACATGAGCTTTCTGCTTTACTCCCAAACACCCTCTTTTTCAACTCCTTTGCTTTTAGGATTGCTCTAGCATCCTCTATGAAGTATATTTCTACCATACATCATGGTATCCACATAAAAATCATAAGAATTCAATAAGgaatacataaaaattatgttttggtCATTATCATTGATTCTAACATCAATATTCCTCAAACTCATAATAGTTTTGTTAAACTCATTAAGGTAGTCTTTAATGGATATATCTTCTTTCATGTGGAGAAATAATAACCGTTTCTTTATATACAAGCAATTTATAAAAAACTTCGTCATATACAAACTTTCCAACTTCAACCATAACTTAGTAGTTGAATCATCTTATACAACCTCACGAAATACTTCATTACCCTGGCACAACTTAATAGTACTATACACTTTCTCGATAAATTCATCATTCTCTTCATTAGAAATCATTGTTGGTAtagtttctttattttgtagCACTTTGGAAAACTCCTCTTGAACCTACAAAGCACGTTTTCTCATGCACCATAAACTAAAATAGTTTCTCTTTAAACTTCTCAACCTCAAACTTTGTCATCATTTCTAGTCAAATAACCTAAGTTTCACTAGTAGAttgttgttgttaaaaactACGACACCGAATAATAATgagaagaataaaataagagaataaATATACAAAGCACACAATGATGTACATGATTTGGCCTAAAGCTCTCAAATCCCAAAGTACCAATTATACCTGAAAAGAGACTCGTCTCTCAGCCAAAATCTATTCCTATATGTTCCTAATCAGATAAGAATATCCCTGTCAGAGTGATTGATGGAGCAAAGGCTGGAATTGAAGCTCAATGACCACAAACTATTACATGTGCAGATGTCCTTGCATTTGTTGCGTGCAACAGCCTGAACGTTGGTGGAATCAACCATGTTTTGCCACGCGATGAAAGTGCCACTCAAAGATGAGCCTTCCCAACACCTGCCCCCTCCTTTCCTCAATGACAAATAGCTTGAGAATAATCTTGCACCAAGAGGCCTTAATCTTGATGAAATGGGGACACTCTCTGGGTCACATTCTATTAAGTGTCACATTGTTCTTTCTCAAACCGTATCTTCTCTTTCAATGCAACTCGCCCTCAAGATCCTGCAATGGATCCAAGTTTTCTAGACACTTAAAAACGAAGTGAACCCCACCATCAAACGCAGGCAGTGATCTAACAGTgctatttgaaaaatgaaatacaaagtGTGAACATCTTCTTAGCATATAATACCATTGTAGTTTTTGCCACAGTTTCAGGTCTTGCTATATTATATtgcaaataatgaaaataatgcaATAGCATCATCTTAGTAATGCCATTTACAACTGGATTTTTGTTCTTTCAATGTTAGGTTACCATATAATGCAGTCTTATTACAAGTAACAGGTAAAAGTGCTGCAAAACAATCATCTAAGAAAAAATCCAGTGAAAGCTTATCTTTTGGAAATCATGGAGTCAAAGTGTCTCTTCCTAGCCATTCTGCTTTCAAGAATGGCATAACTAAGTATCTGCATGACAAGGAGAATTCCAAATGAAAGTAAATACCAGTACAGCTAGAAGCCTTGCAACAAGAAAGGATCAAAGGGAATTAAATCTTACAACTCACATGTTTGGATTCTGCAGTTATTTAGAGAAAATGGAATACCCTGCAATTTCATGTCACTCAAAAGCAAGTCTCTGAGTGCCAACTAATGAAGCATATTGGCCCTTCTTAGCCAATAACTCAAAGTGACTCCCAAGCTCTGCAATCCTTCCACTGGAACAAAGAGCTATCTGGTCTGCATTCTGAACTGTACTTAACTTGTGTGCAATCACTAATGTTGTCCTTCCTTTCATCAGATGGCTCAGAGCATCTTGAACCAGGCGCTCACTGATTGCATCCAAGGCACTTGTCGCCTGTATCACAGAAGAAAatcatatatgatataataaaatatcaactgGGCATAGCAGTGGCAATCACATGAGCCAAGACCCACGAGTTAGCAAGGCCAGGAGTGAGATACAATGTATCTAATAGGCCTAGGcatattaattttaagcaaGAATATTGTAAGTGTTTATGTTGATATTAATTCCAACAAAGTGACGAATGCTATGCTTGCAATATAAATGACATGTGTAACATGTTGGAAGTTTTGAActgatattaaaataaatatcacaAAAAGAAATTGACATTTTCTTATTATTGAGCTAGACTAGTACTGGATATGAGAgcttttataatgatttttccAGTGTCATGTTCAAAGTAGCCGAGCCTGGACCACCCTGATATGTTGCCAGACTTACAGAGGCATGATAAAGCATGAACAAACACAGAGAAGTAATTAAAAGGTCCAGAAACATACCTCATCAAGTATTAGGATTGGGGCATTCTTGAGAAGAGCTCTTGCAATGGCAATTCTCTACAAATTGGTAATAGGAAGAATCAAATCACTAATAACACACACTCAAACTCTACACATGTGTGCATACATATTTCAGTACCTGCCGTTGTCCTCCACTCAGTAGACCTCCACGCTCACCAACTAGAGTGTCATAACCCTTTAATACATTAAATAATCAGTAAAGAACTCAAAGACTAGCAAGAGGAAGTACAACCTAACCATATTTAGAGATCACAAACCTGAGGAAGAGAAATTATGAAATCATGAGCATTAGCAGCTTTGGCTGCCTTTATCACATCATCCTTGGATACATTATTGTCTGGAAGCCCATAGGCAATATTTTCTCCAACAGACACCGAGAATAGAACAGGTTCCTGAATCACTTTATATAGTTATCTTGGGGAAAGGCAGCTACAAATGTTTCAAGCAGGTAAAAAATGCAACTTCATCAGCGCTGTCTCAGGATAACTGCAAACTTTTTTTGTCTTATCATCAAAGCTAAATAAAACCAACTCTTGAGGGTCAGATCAACCCAATCCAACGTTCTCTTCAAACTGATTCACTAACAGACCCAACTCACACTTTTAACTTCCCAATCCTAAAACTAACCTTCCCCAAGCTTCCAAAACAAAAACCTGAAAACTGCACTTCAATATGAAGTATAAACCAACTACAATTACACACATGCTTCCAGTATATCTGGATTCACAAAAAAATGCATAtgctatgtatatatatatatataggtaggGTATGTTCATTTGGCCAAAATCAATCATATCTGAATAAAACCTTAAATGATTCCTCGTTTGTCAACCTAACCAGTTCAACATCAAAGGATCAAACCAAATGAGATGTAGGATCAC contains these protein-coding regions:
- the LOC100257321 gene encoding calcium-dependent protein kinase 26 isoform X1, which gives rise to MAVAKSNSSSESSTKAPHCYKVESLKETILDTDQTSNLKDRFVLGEQLGWGQFGVIRACSDKLAGEVLACKSIAKDRLVTQDDVRSVKLEIEIMTKLSGHPNVVDLKAVYEEEDYVHLVMELCAGGELFHQLEKHGRFSEAEARVLFRHLMEVVMYCHDKGIVHRDLKPENILLATKASSSPIKLADFGLATYIKPGQSLYGTVGSPFYIAPEVLAGGYNQAADVWSAGVILYILLSGMPPFWGKTKSRIFDAVRAADLRFPSDPWDQLSGSAEELIRGMLCRDPSQRLTAQEVLDHSWIRDHAQSSEEPREHENQSYEHLGEGGSSFSTFMTRNQDISFGTGPRVICDAQSPQFTCRSSFTSFGLEPSTPCFASGGFSFGSTDEPNTLEFSSPVPSMPSFAFFSPCPITVQESYTLDLSANISTVNAIQKEASLGRLFMLSDSSVCLGHEAKDIHYKTAEVKRTGGTSGYRMSGIHKRNRTIGLGEFDQLDLVVTESVIRWASCTHLPTASSLRSSLVC
- the LOC100257321 gene encoding calcium-dependent protein kinase 26 isoform X2 is translated as MAVAKSNSSSESSTKAPHCYKVESLKETILDTDQTSNLKDRFVLGEQLGWGQFGVIRACSDKLAGEVLACKSIAKDRLVTQDDVRSVKLEIEIMTKLSGHPNVVDLKAVYEEEDYVHLVMELCAGGELFHQLEKHGRFSEAEARVLFRHLMEVVMYCHDKGIVHRDLKPENILLATKASSSPIKLADFGLATYIKPGQSLYGTVGSPFYIAPEVLAGGYNQAADVWSAGVILYILLSGMPPFWGKTKSRIFDAVRAADLRFPSDPWDQLSGSAEELIRGMLCRDPSQRLTAQEVLDHSWIRDHAQSSEEPREHENQSYEHLGEGGSSFSTFMTRNQDISFGTGPRVICDAQSPQFTCRSSFTSFGLEPSTPCFASGGFSFGSTDEPNTLEFSSPVPSMPSFAFFSPCPITVQESYTLDLSANISTVNAIQKDSSVCLGHEAKDIHYKTAEVKRTGGTSGYRMSGIHKRNRTIGLGEFDQLDLVVTESVIRWASCTHLPTASSLRSSLVC